Proteins encoded within one genomic window of Fragaria vesca subsp. vesca linkage group LG1, FraVesHawaii_1.0, whole genome shotgun sequence:
- the LOC101311700 gene encoding auxin-responsive protein IAA27-like: MSMSLEHDYIGLSESMEASDKGGAAAWNLKATELRLGLPGSESPKRDSVEDKTGFSLKPCVSGAKRVFSDAIDGASGKWVFSGSGGSEAELGKGGSLVSPRGVNGGKGLAGSECKSQQISAVKDGVLQQSPNPLHEKKPQVSAPAAKAQVVGWPPIRSFRKNSMASIPSKKDDDAEGKMGAGCLYIKVSMDGAPYLRKVDLKTYGSYVDLSLALEKMFSCFTIGQCGPHGVSSQDGMSESRLMDLLHGAEYVLTYEDKDGDWMLVGDVPWQMFTDSCRRMRIMKSSEAIGLAPRAMQKCKNSN, from the exons ATGTCTATGTCCTTGGAGCATGATTACATAGGCTTATCAGAGTCCATGGAAGCCTCTGACAAGGGAGGAGCTGCAGCTTGGAACCTCAAAGCCACTGAGCTCAGGCTGGGCTTGCCTGGCTCTGAGTCCCCTAAGAGAGATAGTGTGGAGGACAAAACTGGGTTTTCACTTAAACCCTGTGTGTCTGGAGCCAAGAGGGTGTTCTCTGACGCCATTGATGGAGCTTCTGGGAAGTGGGTTTTCTCTGGGAGTGGTGGATCTGAAGCTGAGTTGGGTAAAGGTGGTAGCTTGGTATCTCCTAGAGGTGTTAATGGTGGCAAAGGTCTTGCTGGGTCTGAGTGTAAAAGTCAACAAATCTCTGCTGTGAAAGATGGGGTTTTACAACAGTCTCCAAACCCGTTGCATGAGAAGAAGCCTCAGGTTTCTGCTCCTGCTGCAAA GGCTCAGGTTGTTGGATGGCCACCAATTCGTTCATTCCGGAAGAATTCAATGGCATCCATTCCTTCCAAAAAGGATGATGATGCAGAAGGCAAGATGGGAGCAGGGTGTCTTTATATTAAGGTCAGCATGGATGGTGCACCATACCTGAGGAAAGTTGATCTCAAAACCTATGGCAGCTATGTGGATCTATCATTAGCTTTGGAAAAGATGTTCAGCTGCTTTACAATTG GTCAATGTGGCCCACATGGAGTTTCAAGTCAAGATGGAATGAGCGAGAGTCGATTAATGGATCTTCTCCATGGTGCTGAATACGTCCTCACCTATGAAGACAAGGATGGTGATTGGATGCTAGTTGGTGATGTCCCCTGGCA AATGTTCACCGACTCGTGTAGAAGGATGAGGATTATGAAGAGTTCAGAAGCTATAGGGCTAG CCCCAAGGGCCATGCAGAAGTGCAAAAATAGTAATTAG